One genomic window of Nerophis lumbriciformis linkage group LG31, RoL_Nlum_v2.1, whole genome shotgun sequence includes the following:
- the lonrf2 gene encoding LON peptidase N-terminal domain and RING finger protein 2: MEVCSHPAFPGICPEMLEVAEEASRAGDFSLAAEIYSSQLSGLQQPDRGLCLRKADSLARAGRISEALDSYCAAAGLGKLRPEELTLLVESIARSLRDKEPGLGGDDGEGDDDDGGDGECAEGEILDLFSCGLCRRLLHEPSTVECGHTFCRRCLDGDSVTDCVHCKQALVRKEGLPNGRRLNVVLSSLLDKLFAAESRARRLWMEGEVLWHNRDLTGALHKYDQAVDLAPPSGRLLCQRAELHLEMESCTQALQDASSLCRMKPLWPRAHYLKATTLSRAGRNDEALQEYFLCVALKPNWTKVKLEAQKVLGQLFSSVFENRDVPTPPHPLQGGTATRLIKPPALLTSLSPLTRPSSSQDSDLCGTTSSSEDQPSSRLSLVSAETSDCAPAAEGSKSLAAVLASVAAPPSGLKRKQSEDAASHPPAKLLKSAERTSAGSVSVPLELLDSGDMECSLCMRLFYEPVATPCGHTFCLKCLQRCLDHTPNCPLCKENISECLATRGYNKTLLMEEVLLRYLSKELAERKTIHEEEMKELSNLMQEVPIFVCTMAFPTIPCPLHVFEPRYRLMIRRSMETGTKQFGMCIADPLKGFADYGCMLQVQDVKFFPDGRSVVETVGVSRFKVLSHGQRDGYHTAKIEYLEDKKVEGEELSELLKLHDAMYEQANNWFTSLKDNMKSQILSHFGHLPGKDPNPQANPSGPAWCWWLLAVLPLENRAQLTILSMNSLKGRLLAIRKVLIFVTRKRPR; this comes from the exons ATGGAGGTCTGCTCCCACCCGGCATTCCCGGGGATCTGCCCGGAGATGCTGGAGGTAGCGGAGGAAGCCAGCCGGGCAGGGGACTTTAGCCTGGCGGCCGAGATCTACAGCTCGCAGCTGTCGGGCCTCCAGCAGCCGGACCGGGGCCTGTGCCTGAGGAAGGCCGACTCTCTGGCGCGCGCCGGCCGGATCTCGGAGGCGCTGGACTCGTACTGCGCGGCGGCCGGCCTGGGCAAGCTGCGGCCGGAGGAGCTGACGCTGCTGGTGGAAAGCATCGCCCGGAGCCTCCGCGACAAGGAGCCGGGCCTGGGCGGGGACGACGGGGAGGGGGACGACGACGACGGCGGCGACGGAGAGTGCGCCGAGGGCGAGATTTTGGATTTGTTCTCCTGCGGCCTCTGCAGGCGTCTCCTCCACGAGCCCTCCACCGTGGAGTGCGGACACACGTTCTGCAGACGCTGCCTGGACGGGGACTCGGTGACGGACTGTGTGCACTGCAAGCAGGCCCTCGTCAGGAAAGAGGGGCTGCCCAACGGCCGGAGACTCAACGTGGTCCTCAGCAGCCTGCTGGACAAGCTGTTTGCCGCCGAGAGCCGGGCCCGCAGGCTGTGGATGGAAGGGGAGGTTCTGTGGCACAACCGGGACCTGACCGGGGCCCTGCACAAGTACGACCAAGCCGTGGATTTGG CGCCCCCCTCAGGCAGACTGCTGTGCCAGCGGGCCGAGCTGCACCTGGAGATGGAGAGCTGCACCCAGGCTCTGCAGGATGCCAGCAGCCTCTGCAGGATGAAGCCTCTCTGGCCCAGG GCCCACTACCTGAAGGCCACCACGCTGAGCCGAGCGGGTCGCAATGACGAGGCCTTGCAGGAGTACTTCCTGTGTGTGGCGCTCAAGCCCAACTGGACCAAAGTCAAGCTGGAGGCTCAGAAG GTCCTCGGCCAGCTCTTCTCCTCCGTGTTCGAGAACCGAGACGTGCCCACGCCGCCGCACCCGCTGCAGGGCGGCACGGCCACGCGCCTCATCAAGCCGCCCGCCCTGCTGACGTCGCTCAGCCCGCTCACACGGCCTTCATCCTCACAG GACTCTGACTTGTGCGGGACTACAAGCTCCTCTGAGGACCAGCCGTCCTCCAGACTCTCTCTGGTCTCTGCTGAGACGTCCGACTGTGCTCCGGCCGCAGAGGGCAGCAAGAGTCTGGCTGCCGTCCTGGCCTCCGTAGCAGCGCCCCCTAGTGGTCTGAAGAGGAAGCAAAGTGAGGACGCAGCCTCGCACCCTCCTGCCAAGCTGCTCAAATCTG CTGAGAGGACGTCAGCAGGAAGTGTGAGTGTTCCACTGGAGCTGTTGGACAGCGGTGACATGGAGTGTTCTCTTTGCATGAG GTTGTTCTACGAGCCGGTGGCCACGCCCTGCGGACACACCTTCTGCCTGAAGTGTCTGCAGCGCTGCCTGGACCACACCCCCAACTGTCCTCTGTGCAAGGAGAACATATCTGAG TGTCTGGCAACCCGAGGATACAACAAGACGCTGCTGATGGAGGAGGTGCTGCTGCGCTACCTCAGCAAGGAGCTGGCCGAGAGGAAGACCATCCACGAGGAGGAGATGAAGGAGCTCTCCAA CCTGATGCAGGAAGTGCCCATCTTTGTGTGCACAATGGCCTTCCCCACCATCCCCTGCCCGCTGCACGTCTTCGAGCCTCGCTACCGCCTCATGATCCGCCGCTCCATGGAGACGGGCACCAAGCAGTTTGGCATGTGCATCGCCGACCCGCTCAAGGGCTTCGCCGACTACGGCTGCATGCTGCAG GTGCAGGACGTCAAGTTCTTCCCCGACGGCCGCTCGGTGGTGGAGACTGTGGGAGTCTCTCGCTTCAAAGTCTTAAGTCACGGCCAAAGGGACGGCTACCACACGGCCAAGATCGAATACCTGGAGGACAAAAAG gtggagggggaggagcttagtGAGCTGCTGAAGCTGCATGACGCCATGTACGAGCAGGCCAACAACTGGTTCACCTCGCTCAAAGACAACATGAAGAGTCAGATTCTCAGCCACTTTGGACACCTGCCTGGGAAAGACCCAAACCCTCAG GCCAATCCAAGTGGACCAGCCTGGTGCTGGTGGCTGCTGGCTGTCCTCCCCCTGGAGAACCGGGCCCAGCTCACCATCTTGTCCATGAACAGTCTGAAGGGTCGTCTCCTCGCCATCCGCAAGGTCCTCATCTTCGTCACACGCAAGAGgccacgatga